A section of the Leptospira semungkisensis genome encodes:
- a CDS encoding DUF6989 domain-containing protein, whose translation MKTTEKHTILFHLAFAILCIIVLLLPIQATSGWRLFFLVLVYNISLPIVAQIAKHDRWTDIFLFVLPLSILQVVPDWFLSKVLGILVFSPDGFYKIGTVSAYMAGLWTIPLFLIIFSATRFTKRYPEANSISKYAVAGGVAFLLFALSEEASIFIPIWYAQNVSMLGHIAIYVLFPEFLLGVFATFAYFRTEHKPFRSKLLWAGATMFVYLGSLSFSYLFIEGVWK comes from the coding sequence ATGAAAACGACTGAGAAGCATACTATATTATTCCATCTAGCGTTCGCAATACTATGTATCATAGTTTTACTTCTTCCTATTCAGGCGACAAGCGGGTGGAGATTGTTTTTTCTCGTTCTAGTTTACAATATATCTTTGCCGATCGTTGCACAGATTGCAAAGCACGATCGATGGACCGATATTTTTCTCTTTGTACTACCATTAAGTATTCTACAGGTTGTGCCGGATTGGTTCCTTTCCAAGGTGCTTGGTATACTTGTATTTTCTCCCGATGGCTTCTATAAGATAGGAACTGTTTCCGCTTATATGGCGGGGCTTTGGACTATTCCATTATTCTTAATTATATTTTCTGCTACTAGATTTACGAAACGTTATCCGGAAGCTAACTCGATCTCCAAGTATGCGGTTGCGGGTGGGGTTGCGTTTTTATTATTCGCACTCTCAGAAGAGGCATCGATTTTTATTCCGATCTGGTATGCTCAAAATGTTTCTATGTTAGGACATATAGCGATCTACGTTCTATTTCCTGAATTTCTGTTAGGAGTATTCGCAACCTTTGCGTATTTCCGCACGGAGCATAAACCATTTCGTTCAAAGCTCCTTTGGGCAGGAGCCACAATGTTTGTATATTTAGGCTCACTTTCCTTTAGCTATCTATTTATAGAAGGCGTTTGGAAGTAA
- the eno gene encoding phosphopyruvate hydratase, producing the protein MSKSSKISAIRAREIMDSRGNPTVEVDVQLEDGSFGRAAVPSGASTGEYEAVELRDGDKSRYLGKGVLKAVEHVNIKIKDLLIGEDALDQNRIDFLMLDKDGTKNKAKLGANAILGTSLATAKAAAAHAKLPLYRYIGGNFAKELPVPMMNIINGGAHADNNVDFQEFMILPVGAPNFKEALRIGAEVFHSLKAVLKSKKLNTAVGDEGGFAPDLSSNVEGLEVILQAIEKAGYKPEKDVLLGLDAASSEFFDKSKKKYVLGGEGNKEFTSAELVEYYSNLVSKYPIITIEDGLDENDWDGWKLLSEKLGKRIQLVGDDLFVTNIEKLSQGISSGVGNSILIKVNQIGSLSETLASIDMAKKAKYTNVISHRSGETEDVTISHIAVGTNAGQIKTGSLSRTDRIAKYNELLRIEEELGSSAVYKGRNTFYNL; encoded by the coding sequence ATGTCCAAATCTTCCAAAATCTCGGCGATCCGCGCCCGCGAAATCATGGATTCGCGTGGAAACCCCACTGTAGAAGTGGATGTTCAACTCGAAGACGGCTCCTTCGGTAGAGCCGCAGTTCCTTCTGGAGCTTCTACAGGAGAATACGAAGCAGTTGAATTGAGAGACGGAGATAAATCCCGCTATTTAGGCAAGGGAGTTCTCAAAGCGGTCGAACACGTAAACATCAAGATCAAGGACCTATTGATCGGAGAAGATGCTTTGGACCAGAATCGCATCGACTTCCTGATGTTGGACAAGGACGGGACAAAGAACAAAGCCAAACTAGGAGCGAATGCGATCCTAGGAACCTCTCTTGCGACAGCAAAGGCAGCGGCGGCTCACGCCAAGCTTCCCCTCTACCGTTATATTGGTGGAAACTTCGCGAAAGAACTTCCAGTTCCGATGATGAATATCATCAACGGAGGAGCTCACGCAGACAATAACGTGGACTTTCAGGAATTTATGATCCTTCCTGTAGGAGCTCCTAATTTCAAGGAAGCTCTTCGCATCGGAGCTGAAGTATTCCATTCCCTAAAAGCGGTTCTGAAATCCAAAAAACTCAATACTGCAGTCGGTGACGAGGGAGGCTTTGCTCCGGATCTTTCCAGTAACGTAGAAGGTCTCGAAGTCATCCTCCAAGCCATCGAAAAAGCGGGCTATAAGCCTGAAAAAGACGTATTGCTCGGATTAGATGCTGCTTCTTCCGAATTCTTCGACAAATCCAAGAAAAAGTACGTTCTGGGCGGGGAAGGAAATAAAGAATTCACCAGCGCGGAATTAGTAGAATACTATTCAAATCTAGTCTCAAAGTATCCGATCATTACTATTGAAGACGGTCTGGACGAGAACGACTGGGACGGCTGGAAACTTTTGAGTGAGAAATTGGGCAAAAGAATCCAGTTGGTTGGAGACGATCTATTCGTTACGAATATTGAAAAGCTCTCCCAAGGTATTTCTTCTGGGGTTGGTAACTCGATCCTGATTAAGGTAAACCAGATCGGAAGTCTCTCCGAGACATTGGCATCCATCGATATGGCTAAAAAGGCCAAATATACGAATGTGATCAGCCATAGATCGGGAGAAACTGAGGACGTGACTATTTCTCATATCGCAGTCGGAACGAATGCAGGGCAGATCAAAACTGGCTCTCTTTCTAGAACTGACAGGATTGCGAAATATAACGAACTTTTAAGAATCGAAGAAGAATTAGGCTCTTCTGCGGTTTACAAAGGGAGAAATACATTCTATAATCTTTAA
- a CDS encoding septum formation initiator family protein produces MGMNLANRLFLLLLFLSGMFYFTVLGESGLVVRSSLETSLSSLRLDVERLEYENRQLEERQKLLRDDKVALEKEARKYYLLSENAQIIKFREPEPKTENRPVLASRLIALRADRDLPVPPIQLLRFFYVSFVAFVFIGVFRKLRRKKLEQRSA; encoded by the coding sequence ATGGGCATGAATCTCGCAAACAGACTCTTCCTACTTTTACTCTTCTTATCGGGAATGTTTTACTTCACCGTACTTGGAGAGTCAGGGCTTGTTGTGAGATCCAGCTTAGAGACCAGTCTTTCCAGTCTACGCTTAGATGTGGAGAGATTGGAGTATGAGAACAGACAATTAGAAGAAAGACAGAAACTTCTCCGAGACGATAAGGTCGCCTTGGAGAAGGAAGCCCGCAAATACTATCTTCTTTCAGAGAACGCTCAAATCATCAAATTCAGGGAACCGGAACCTAAAACGGAGAACCGTCCGGTACTTGCTTCCCGTCTAATAGCTTTGAGAGCGGATCGGGATCTTCCCGTCCCTCCCATCCAGTTGCTTCGCTTTTTTTACGTTTCCTTTGTAGCTTTCGTATTTATTGGAGTTTTCAGGAAATTACGGAGGAAGAAACTGGAACAACGCAGTGCTTAG
- a CDS encoding ClpP family protease, with protein sequence MSETEKISEVIEELAGSKISKKFIDHRKIFLWGAVTDESAKDIVGKLLYLEMADPGKEITFYINSPGGVVTSGLTIYDTMKMISSPVHTVCMGLAASMGSVLLAAGVKGKRTIWPNGKVMIHQPSIGGQIVAPATDLKIQAEEILKTRARLNQILAEACGHPVEKLEEDTDRDYYMDADEAIKYGIVDSLATKIEFPKPSN encoded by the coding sequence ATGTCCGAGACAGAAAAAATCAGCGAAGTAATCGAAGAACTCGCTGGTAGCAAAATTTCAAAAAAGTTCATCGACCATCGTAAGATCTTCCTTTGGGGAGCGGTTACCGATGAATCGGCAAAAGACATCGTAGGTAAATTATTATACTTGGAAATGGCCGATCCAGGAAAAGAGATCACCTTCTATATCAATAGTCCTGGAGGAGTAGTTACTTCCGGTCTGACTATTTATGATACTATGAAAATGATCTCTTCTCCAGTGCATACGGTATGCATGGGACTTGCTGCTTCTATGGGTTCCGTTCTACTCGCTGCAGGTGTAAAAGGAAAAAGGACCATTTGGCCGAACGGTAAAGTGATGATCCACCAGCCTAGTATTGGCGGACAAATCGTAGCTCCCGCAACCGATCTAAAGATCCAAGCAGAAGAAATCCTGAAGACCAGAGCAAGACTCAATCAGATCCTTGCCGAAGCTTGCGGACATCCTGTGGAAAAATTAGAAGAGGATACGGATAGAGACTATTATATGGACGCAGATGAGGCGATCAAATATGGGATCGTAGACTCACTTGCAACCAAGATAGAATTCCCGAAGCCTAGCAACTAA
- a CDS encoding YheT family hydrolase gives MESSHFRPRRFVSGKHAQTIYNTLFPPENPLRTSYYCEDILLTLSDGSGDAVWLEHNPPVSSYRKSSPPSNGYYILMIHGMEGDSESSYLVSLATSALERGYGIIRMNLRNCGRGRGFSRKSYYAGQSEDVQDVLDYMYESLSRKIFVSGFSLSANLILKFFGESRNHKALAFSAVSPPLDLAKNCVFIDSLAGRFYRNHFITSFKKKMKEGLIDLTQKQIEDSKKVRTFFDFDDMVTAPSFGYPSAMEYYKANSCIGFIPNIRHPGILIHAEDDPVVPLFEWNSIQWEKLPNLKTILTEKGGHVGFVTNSTPELPDGRWLTKILLDYFDSRL, from the coding sequence ATGGAATCCTCTCATTTTCGTCCCAGGAGATTTGTCTCCGGCAAGCATGCCCAAACAATCTACAACACTCTCTTTCCACCTGAAAATCCATTAAGAACTTCTTATTATTGCGAAGACATTCTACTGACTCTCTCCGACGGCTCGGGGGATGCAGTTTGGCTCGAGCATAATCCTCCTGTCTCCTCCTACAGAAAAAGTTCTCCTCCCTCAAACGGATATTATATTTTAATGATACATGGAATGGAAGGAGATTCTGAGAGTTCCTATCTAGTTTCCTTAGCCACTTCTGCCTTGGAAAGAGGATACGGGATTATTCGAATGAATCTTAGGAATTGCGGAAGAGGAAGGGGCTTCTCTCGAAAATCCTATTATGCAGGCCAATCCGAGGATGTCCAAGACGTTCTAGACTATATGTATGAATCCCTGAGCAGAAAGATTTTCGTCTCAGGCTTCTCTTTATCTGCAAATCTCATTCTGAAATTTTTCGGAGAATCCAGAAATCATAAGGCACTCGCATTCTCTGCAGTCTCCCCTCCTTTGGATCTGGCAAAGAATTGCGTGTTCATAGACTCCCTAGCTGGTAGATTCTACAGAAATCATTTCATCACTAGCTTTAAGAAGAAAATGAAAGAAGGTCTTATCGATCTGACCCAAAAGCAGATCGAGGACTCTAAAAAGGTCCGTACATTCTTCGACTTCGACGATATGGTTACGGCACCTTCTTTCGGATATCCGAGTGCTATGGAGTATTATAAGGCAAACTCCTGCATCGGCTTTATTCCCAATATTCGTCATCCAGGCATTCTTATCCATGCGGAGGATGATCCTGTAGTTCCTCTTTTCGAATGGAACTCAATTCAATGGGAGAAGCTTCCGAATCTGAAGACAATTCTGACCGAGAAGGGAGGACATGTTGGATTTGTGACCAATTCCACTCCGGAATTGCCTGATGGACGTTGGCTTACTAAAATTCTGCTGGATTATTTCGATTCCAGATTATAG
- a CDS encoding DUF4416 family protein: MNPKPSSPRQRKPLPASFFLIVSYENEEVYYRLKEKAEGSFSQTLYESKPLPKWNHKFESFLDSPLGRFTRILSLKRRISREELPSLQTECSKFQTALRKSDESVRIFPGYLTPYNLVLGSLEEDLHRVYLFHGVFAEIIYTFQGQKWIPEPYSPEFFKTPEVIYFFTNLRESYVTSLEKR, translated from the coding sequence GTGAATCCTAAACCTTCTTCTCCCAGACAAAGAAAACCGCTGCCAGCCTCCTTCTTTCTTATCGTTTCTTACGAGAATGAAGAGGTATATTATAGATTGAAAGAAAAGGCAGAAGGTTCCTTCTCCCAAACTCTTTACGAATCCAAGCCTCTTCCGAAATGGAATCATAAATTTGAGAGTTTCTTGGATTCTCCCTTAGGAAGATTCACTCGTATTTTATCCTTAAAGAGAAGGATCTCAAGAGAAGAACTCCCGAGCCTGCAAACCGAATGTTCTAAATTTCAAACTGCGCTGCGAAAGTCCGACGAATCGGTTCGGATCTTTCCAGGTTATTTAACTCCTTATAATCTAGTGCTTGGCTCGTTGGAAGAAGATCTGCACAGGGTTTATCTTTTTCACGGAGTTTTTGCGGAGATCATTTACACCTTTCAAGGTCAAAAATGGATTCCAGAACCTTATTCTCCCGAGTTCTTCAAGACACCCGAAGTTATATACTTTTTTACTAATTTAAGAGAATCTTATGTTACTTCTTTGGAAAAACGCTAA
- the lcpA gene encoding complement regulator-acquiring protein LcpA has product MLLLWKNAKSTFTLLSLLLFFACEPAVLSVSKVELCDYFTRDGICKEPTALNKKYSVDIPNIKKPQTWEDLGNYLYFHARETPGFVLRMNRKMSPEERKNIKETYFAMYEFSGVRGKMEGFEIGEDWIGSFNYLGSMVKEKQKRENRLNQYPYETSLFPTDLEFTWSAKGISGSTKTRIDFVYHVLPAEK; this is encoded by the coding sequence ATGTTACTTCTTTGGAAAAACGCTAAATCCACATTTACACTTCTGTCTCTACTGCTCTTCTTTGCATGTGAGCCTGCAGTCTTATCCGTCAGCAAAGTAGAACTCTGCGATTATTTTACTCGGGATGGGATCTGCAAGGAACCTACTGCCCTAAACAAAAAATATTCGGTCGATATTCCTAATATCAAAAAGCCTCAAACCTGGGAAGATCTAGGAAATTATCTCTATTTTCATGCTCGAGAGACTCCCGGCTTTGTTCTCAGAATGAACCGCAAGATGAGTCCTGAAGAAAGAAAGAATATTAAAGAAACCTACTTTGCCATGTATGAATTCTCGGGAGTCCGAGGCAAGATGGAAGGGTTCGAGATCGGAGAAGATTGGATCGGTTCTTTTAATTATCTTGGAAGCATGGTAAAAGAAAAACAAAAGAGAGAAAACAGATTAAACCAATATCCGTATGAGACTTCCCTCTTTCCTACTGATTTGGAATTCACTTGGTCTGCGAAGGGAATTAGCGGTTCCACGAAAACCAGGATCGATTTCGTGTACCACGTACTTCCGGCAGAAAAATAG
- a CDS encoding diacylglycerol/polyprenol kinase family protein — protein sequence MKSEKPSSFNYFRKAWHLLGLIIPACYYFDVFEGAFGLVYATRAIITAILLACLGMLVILEYSRFKIAAVQNLFVKVAGPLLKEEEKYRINGTFPYFLSITFVVLFFPPDITILSLLFLVIGDPSAAWVGTHFGKNRFSNGKSKEGIVAFILSSALVGLWFVYIVQANPQDFGIYHFGSGAFLQNILLILPAVIAAALTELYSGTYWNGVVDDNLLIPVVSATVLGLLAFFILQLDPSSIFLDPSHIFKTI from the coding sequence ATGAAATCTGAAAAACCATCCTCCTTTAATTACTTCAGAAAGGCCTGGCATCTATTAGGTTTGATCATTCCTGCCTGTTACTATTTCGACGTGTTCGAAGGCGCCTTCGGTTTAGTTTATGCGACTCGAGCAATCATCACTGCGATCCTGTTAGCTTGTCTTGGGATGCTAGTAATATTAGAATATTCAAGATTCAAGATAGCAGCAGTCCAAAATCTATTTGTGAAAGTTGCTGGTCCTCTTTTAAAAGAAGAAGAGAAATACAGAATCAACGGAACCTTCCCGTATTTTCTTTCCATTACCTTTGTGGTGCTTTTCTTTCCACCAGACATTACGATTCTTTCTTTGCTCTTCTTGGTGATAGGAGATCCGAGTGCTGCTTGGGTAGGAACTCATTTCGGAAAGAATCGATTCTCTAACGGAAAATCTAAGGAAGGGATCGTAGCGTTTATTCTTTCTTCGGCTTTGGTAGGTTTATGGTTTGTTTATATAGTGCAAGCCAATCCACAAGATTTCGGGATCTATCATTTCGGAAGCGGAGCCTTCTTGCAGAATATACTCTTGATCTTGCCTGCAGTGATTGCCGCGGCATTAACTGAATTGTATAGCGGAACATATTGGAATGGAGTGGTGGATGATAATCTACTGATTCCTGTCGTTTCCGCGACGGTTCTAGGTCTACTCGCTTTCTTTATTCTGCAATTGGATCCTAGTTCGATCTTCTTGGATCCTTCTCATATATTCAAAACTATTTAA
- a CDS encoding STAS domain-containing protein: MILNEIIISTEKIDNVQVLKLQGSINSFTEKKFKDALSVAVRQGPVIMDMEDVHLVSSTGVQALKEVSQTSFSSKNKLVLVNISKAVVNVFKMAGLNGFFLIANDEEAALKIASKR, encoded by the coding sequence ATGATCCTCAACGAGATAATCATCTCAACTGAAAAGATAGACAACGTTCAAGTTCTGAAATTACAGGGTTCTATCAACTCCTTTACGGAGAAAAAGTTCAAGGATGCTCTTTCCGTTGCGGTCCGTCAAGGCCCTGTCATTATGGATATGGAAGATGTACATCTAGTGTCTTCGACGGGAGTGCAGGCTTTGAAAGAGGTGAGCCAAACGAGTTTTTCCAGTAAGAACAAACTCGTTCTCGTGAATATTTCCAAGGCAGTCGTTAACGTTTTTAAGATGGCGGGTTTAAACGGCTTTTTTCTAATAGCTAACGACGAAGAAGCGGCCTTAAAGATCGCGTCCAAACGCTGA
- a CDS encoding LIC12015 family putative lipoprotein, giving the protein MNKKIIVLSLLSFALTQCSMDSDVLASFKGGTVTRKELRSFFKLNTGGRKQETGHPTLEEQNQLLETLGLFKLINLYNTDNKLVSEQELGVFLKYSKPQMAASFLQKNLAEKLEKEGQLKFAFARVILISSPDPKEEAATLQRAETLLANVQKLSSKKEIAKFVTENTDETSRRAVGGLLEPQCLNCGTDPNSAITQEAADKKGTWILKELQDPTPNADPKAPRAKKFLVLRVEKVETIYSARLTKFFAKELGKLKVIATEYMNTPGLPEQAKADAKRYYADLKVDDIAPRYEDYMKKRFLFNAVSDAENEIIKNSGFERAVVTQDNLNSFTPDSVLLTNPKSGETVKYKDVVAELKQLAALSGLDASKLEDKASVLQFFKQQYLWYKIADHSPELKKALESKDFQDEYELMKLYIVQPLVFKKVLPNDVTVTEAEMKDQYEAAKMFSYAKPNPANPQDRIPLPYGEVRERIKDDLIRTKKQSLVRDFTMKLKSDYQFILDAERLKPGKI; this is encoded by the coding sequence ATGAACAAAAAGATAATCGTACTCTCCCTACTTTCCTTTGCATTGACTCAATGCTCTATGGACTCAGACGTCCTCGCTTCCTTCAAAGGAGGCACGGTCACCAGAAAGGAACTCAGAAGCTTCTTTAAATTGAATACTGGCGGACGTAAGCAAGAGACGGGCCATCCTACCTTAGAAGAACAAAACCAACTCCTAGAAACACTGGGACTTTTCAAATTGATCAATCTGTATAATACGGATAACAAGTTGGTTTCCGAGCAAGAACTTGGCGTTTTTCTAAAATACTCCAAACCTCAAATGGCTGCTTCCTTCTTACAAAAGAATCTAGCTGAGAAGTTAGAAAAAGAAGGCCAACTTAAATTCGCCTTCGCAAGAGTGATCTTAATCTCTTCTCCTGATCCAAAAGAAGAAGCTGCTACTCTGCAAAGAGCGGAAACGCTTCTCGCAAATGTTCAAAAGCTTTCCTCTAAAAAAGAGATCGCTAAGTTCGTAACCGAAAACACCGACGAAACTTCACGCAGAGCAGTGGGCGGTTTATTAGAGCCTCAATGTTTGAATTGCGGAACTGATCCGAACTCTGCAATCACGCAAGAAGCTGCAGACAAAAAAGGAACTTGGATCCTTAAGGAATTGCAAGATCCTACTCCGAATGCAGATCCTAAAGCGCCTCGTGCTAAGAAATTTTTAGTCTTAAGAGTAGAAAAAGTAGAAACGATCTATTCTGCTAGATTAACTAAATTCTTCGCAAAAGAATTAGGAAAATTGAAAGTAATCGCGACCGAATACATGAATACTCCCGGGTTACCGGAGCAGGCTAAAGCAGACGCGAAAAGATATTATGCAGATCTAAAGGTAGACGATATCGCTCCTCGCTATGAGGATTATATGAAGAAGAGATTCTTATTCAACGCGGTATCCGATGCTGAAAACGAGATTATCAAAAACTCCGGATTCGAAAGAGCTGTCGTAACCCAAGACAATCTAAACAGCTTCACTCCGGATTCAGTTCTTCTTACAAACCCCAAGAGCGGCGAAACAGTCAAATACAAGGATGTTGTGGCTGAGTTAAAACAACTCGCAGCACTTAGCGGATTAGATGCTTCCAAGCTGGAAGATAAGGCGAGTGTATTACAATTCTTTAAACAACAATACCTGTGGTACAAGATTGCAGATCATTCCCCTGAATTGAAGAAGGCTTTAGAGTCTAAGGATTTCCAAGACGAATACGAGTTAATGAAGTTGTACATCGTTCAACCTCTTGTCTTCAAGAAAGTGTTGCCGAATGATGTAACAGTTACTGAAGCAGAGATGAAGGATCAGTATGAGGCTGCTAAAATGTTCTCTTATGCAAAACCGAATCCTGCGAATCCTCAAGACAGAATCCCTCTTCCTTACGGAGAAGTAAGAGAAAGGATCAAAGATGATCTTATTAGAACTAAGAAGCAAAGTTTGGTTCGAGATTTTACGATGAAATTAAAGTCAGACTACCAATTCATATTGGATGCAGAAAGACTAAAGCCAGGTAAGATCTAA
- a CDS encoding helix-turn-helix transcriptional regulator, whose amino-acid sequence MLRKKRGIKQYDMARALGVSPSYLSKIETGSQAPTEKFRQACAKYLKTTLDKLFNESPVEEVYPEFSQGLTNKLWAKRRELGIKQYDMAKKLKVSTPFLSKVELGLLEPPEEFKSMASKVLKMKKEELFLHKVEF is encoded by the coding sequence ATGCTTCGTAAAAAACGAGGTATCAAACAATATGATATGGCAAGGGCTTTGGGCGTATCCCCTAGCTACCTTTCCAAGATCGAAACGGGAAGCCAAGCTCCCACTGAGAAATTCAGACAAGCTTGCGCAAAATATTTGAAAACCACACTCGATAAACTGTTTAATGAAAGTCCGGTAGAAGAAGTTTACCCTGAATTCAGCCAAGGACTAACCAACAAACTCTGGGCAAAACGCAGAGAATTGGGAATCAAACAATACGATATGGCGAAGAAACTTAAGGTTTCCACTCCATTCCTCTCTAAAGTGGAATTGGGATTATTGGAACCCCCAGAAGAATTTAAGAGCATGGCCTCTAAGGTCCTAAAAATGAAAAAAGAGGAATTGTTTCTACATAAAGTAGAATTCTAA